The genomic window TACAGTGCAAGAAAAGCAGCATGCGCTTTGATACAAACAGCAGTTTATGGCTAATGGTTGACAACTGTGGTAACAGTGACTCTTGAGCGGCTGTGCATAGTAAACTCCTATGTCATCTGTTTCCCTTTATACCACTCCACAAATTCATCCAACAACACTGGCCCTGTAGAGAGATATCAAATAATTATATTTTACATAAACCTTGGAAGAGAGGCTGCAGGAGTAGGGGCATATGGAGAAAACTGAAGGAATACTTACATGCTCCATCTTCATCATAATTACTGAGGTCAAGGTTAATTGTTCTGCTGAATTCTAGCACATTACACCATTGGTCCTTGTTGATAACTTTGTATTTTGATTGCTGTTTAAGATAAGAAGTGTAAGTTACTAAAACAAAGTTGGAGTTTACAATGTGAAAAAATCACAGGTTTTTAATATTTGCAGGTTTTTAATAGAACTCAAATGCAATACAGGATAATTATTGAAGCTCTAAACCAATGGAAGGCATAGTTTTAGGGCTTGGATGGTGCATTTTAAGTGTTATGAATTTACAAAATGACAATTTTGAAAATAAGCACTGAGTTGTATTTCAGTAGTCTACTAGTActaatataattaaaatattaatatttcagAGAAAAACCACATAAAACGTGAATCTGTTTCAAACTGAAACTTTGTTGTATACCTCTAGGAACTGGTGGAATACTGGAAAAAGAGGCCATGTTTTTCCCAATAGAAGTCCTAACATGCACTTGGCAGTATTTATATCTAGGCTGCGCTGGTCCTTTTCCTGTTGGAAGCGAAGAAACAAAGTTAAAATGTTATCTCAATATTTCTCATTTGCACCACTGTTCACTCTTGGCACATCATGAAAACTACTGCTAAATTGCAGGCAACCTGTATATTAAGCACTGTATTGTTTTAACATATACAACAAAGTAAGACTTCCCAATGAAAACTCTGTTTCTTTACCGCTATTTGCCATGCTGTAGAAACACCAGTTACTTTTCATCCTAACTGTAGTTCAAGGATCCCTACTGTAGATGAAGCAGCCACTCTTGGGGTACAATTTCAGAACTTTCTGGAAAGCAGCCACTTAAGTGTGAAAATCTGGTCGACACATGGTCTTCTGGGTAGAAATTCAGCCTGCTCTTGCCTTAGCTTTGCTTCAACCACCTCCTTTATACTGCTTAAGACGATATTGCAAAAACGCTTCTTTCAGTAACAAACAAGTGTTTACAACACCGATTTAAGATGCATTTATGCCTATGTAATTCAGAGTTCTTTCTCTTCTGATTCATTAAATTTGGTTAAATTTCAGAGTTTACGCTTAGTAGCAGTGCAGAGCATTTCTGTGTTGAAAGTCCCAGTATATTTTGCTAAAGAGCACCTTCCTGTTATTGCAGTTGCTTAGGTCACCTCTCTGATATTTTGATTATAATGTTGACAAATTGGGTAATTCTATCAATGATCATTATCGCAAGTTTTAAACATTTCCTGCAAGACCTGGTCTTCGCCTGTAGCTTCCTcagattttacattttttattgtcTTTCACTTTGTGCCATGAGATGTTATCTCTAATTCTGAGTGTGCttctggcagaccaggtgccagctcaggtCAACGTCCCCAtgtctcaactgaacactgacaaatacatagctggaatcagtctggctcccATTTGTTAGTATTATTAAAACAAGTATTAGAATtctaagaatgtatttagtgtttagatttTATTGGATGCTTCTGAGTTctacatgcattaatctcacttataacatctgtagcCCATGTTGTAAGGCAATATTTGAACGGTTACATTGTAAGCTCCTGTGCCACTGTAAATgaccagacaggagagagccaTTAATTAGCATGAAGGGTTGATCTTCAAGACAAGCTGTTACAGCCTTCTCAAAAGGAAAGTTCCCTCAATATCATATGATCTATTGTGGGACATTGCAACCGGAATTTCCCTACGTACCATCaacaagaggacaaaagacttttgtTGTCCTGCTTTCCTCTCTGTGAAGATGAGTAATGCAAATTGAGCTGCAAACACAGCCGATGGGAGGAGTCCGAGGATATGAGAAGAAGAGAATAAAACCCCTAACAAGAAGTAACTAATTATCTATATGATGCTTGGACTCTGGGATGGCTATGTGTTTCCAGGAATAAGCAAGAGACCCTCAGCTGctgagcctgggttagccctaaaggacatgtAGAgcctgcttattatagaagcttctatttttttttaaacttaagactgcaactcatttgtgtatatatgtttatTTGCTTtaacttgtaaataactctcctgttccctttttctatttcataatttttatataGTCATTGTAGGATTGGTTACAAGCTTTGTCTTTGGGGTGATAtttaaggtgcaattgacctggtgTAAGTGCCTGgtcctttgggacagggactaacctgaatattgctgtgattcttggtgtaagggatcatctatcacaaaggtatgCTCCCCTAGATGTCGAGCCAGATCAGAGTAcccaaagggactgtctgtgactccttgttaaggctgttatagtgtcTGAGGAGTTCACTTGAtaactggttggtgaaatctaattatagaactcacaaccaatttggggtttgtgccctgcatTCTAACAGTTTGCCTTGAAGTTGGTACTCATGTTCTTGAGTCATTGCAGGCGGCGTTACACTGGATGCTTAATTTCTTCATCAAAGTCAATAGTTTCTTGTGTTGTTCATCTGTTTAGCACCTCTTGAAAGTGCCTGGCCAAttgctctcatttctttttcttttaaggtccttttttgtatatttttaataaGCCCTCTGGCTGGTGAAAATTTGTCAGTAAGAACCTTGCTGAGTTGATAACGTGTTTTAATATTTCCTCTTTCAGCAGCCACTTCAGCTCCTTTGGCGATGTTATCCATGTACCTCCTCTCGTTTCTTCTCGTGCTGCTTTTCACTACTTTGTCCTTTGTTTTATATATAGATATTTTGCTGCTACTTTTTCTGGAGATGTTTTTGAGGAAtggatatacagtagaacctcacagTTATGCACACCAGAATTAcaaaactgactggtcaaccatacacctcatttggaacgaaagtacacaatcaggcagcagcagagacacccctccttttcccctccccaaaaaagacaaatacagcacagtactgtgttaaatgtaaactactagaAAATTACATTAAacaaaaagatttgacaagatacggaaactgtttctgtgcttgtttcatttaaattaagatagttaaaagcagcgtttttcttctgcacagtagtTTCAAAGCtacattaagtcaatgttcagttgtaaacttttgaaagaacaaccactatgttttgttcagagttacaaacatttcagagagtTACAAAGAACTTCCATTTGCAAGGttttcgtaactctgaggttctactgtatttgctTTGGCTTGTTTCTTTTCCTCCACATATCCTCACTTTTGCAGATTTTAGGTTTGCTTGTCTAGGAACCAACTACAGTTGTTGCAGCATCTATGATACCGTCATGACATGTCAATGTTGACATCTTGTGGTGGATCTAAGTTTTGTAACACTTAAAAAATCTATGTTTCAGTTCAATCTGAAGTTGCTTTTGTAATACCTGGTCTATTAGCCTTTTACTGTCAATTTTTTGGTGCtttaggatttttttgtttttcttgaatCTGATCTTCAGTCTTGCCACACAAACTGATCACTTCAGATGTAAGCTCCTCTATGTATGTTCTAACATCACAAAGAGTTGATCTAAATTACCTTACAATGTATATATGATCATTCTAGTTCCTGGTTAGGGTTggtcagaaaacaagaattccattttgtgaaaaaCTACGGTTTCATTTTGCatcggaaaaaaaaaaaaaagatcctttTCGCAACTATTCCAGAGACACAGGAGCCAGTAGTCTGGTGGTTAGGACACACAGCTGGGATATGGGAAATCcatgttcaagtccctgctctgaatcaggcaaagCATTCACTCTCCTTTTGTGGGCCAATGAATAAACACAGACACATTTATGCAAAAAGTTTGGTtttgtcaaatcagcattttctgatggaaaaaatgttttgtcaaatAAATTCCAAACAGGCTTTATACCTGGTGAGTCTGAGGAGTTCCAAGTTACTTGATCTATGTTTTTGCGTGGGAATAGCATTCCATCAATTATGAGTCCTGATACCAAACACAGTATTACCAGTACACATTTTGTATTTGGAAGAGTGAAATCAGATCAGGATGCCTATCTAACAAGTACTGAGAACACAATTCATAATCTTCTGAAAGAGTTATGAATCAGTATTTATTTCACAGCCAGCTTTTGCCACATCAGGTTGTTGGGTTGTGTGGTGGGTGTGTGATTTTAAGAGAAAAAAAGTCTAATGCTTGTCTTGACAAAGATCAATTTGTGGCTCAGTGAAGGAAATTCTGGCTTTACGCTGGAGGTTTTTGTCACATGTTCTCTCCCCTCCTTCGTGTACTGTAACGGACTTGGCATCATTCTGCTTTTAAAGTTTATTGTGATAACACCGCACATCCTCCTCATTTAAGTGTTAAAGGAAACCTCCAGCCCATTTTGTTGAATAGAACAATTGAGGAGTTCCATGATGATAAGCGTACGGAAAACATCAGAGAAGAAAAATAACTGGCATTCCTAAGTCTTGTATCAACCTTATGAAGAGTATCATTGGGGACACTGATATTCCTGTGAGCATAACGAATGTTACCATTAGGTTTTGTACATTTAAAGATTAGGGTTTTTTTCCTGGTTGAAGAACAGCTCTCAGCCTGCTTTAACAGTTTGAATAACTTATTTTGGGCTCTGTTATTGCTCAGTGTCACAAATGTCTGACTTTTCTGCAAGATAGTCACGAACAGGCACAGGTTCAGAAACAGCAATTATGAATTTCTTTTGAAATACAAGTATTTTATCagatttttttaaccaatatagCTGTCAACTGCTATACTAAATAAGATAGGTGAAGACTCTCTAAGCCTTCAAGACATTTTCTCAGATAAGTGTGCAAGTTTTTAAGGACTAGTGTGTGAATCAGTAAGTTACAgtttaacccaggggttctcaaactgggggtcagaacctctcagggggttgcgaggttattacatgggggggtcacgagctgtcagcctccaccccaaatcccgctttgcctccaacattttaatggtgtttaaaatatattttcaagtgtttttaatttagggGGGTGGGCGGCGGGactcagaggcttgttatgtgaaaggggtcaccagtacaaaaagtttgagaaccactggtttaaccCAATCATATGTAACATATCTGTCTATCTTAGGTACTCATTACCCTGGTGTAAAGTGTCTCAcaatctttactgtatttatccccacaaaatccctgtgaggtagggaagtacagTGGAACCCCAATTATCCAATCTAATTGGGACTGGGACCAGATCGGGTAACCAAAAATCCAGATAAAATAGAGAATGGGCGGCGGGGCTTGGGCTGAGAGCCCGAGACTCCCGCTGTCAGCCCCAGGTAGCTGGTGGTTATGGAAAGCCAGATAACAGAGGCTTGGTTACACGGGGTTCTACTGTACTATTcctatttacagatggggaacgaaGGCATAGAGACCAGAACACTGATCCTGagtgactgaagtcaatggaaattgccatttacttcaataggcaCAGAATCAGGGCCCAATTGATTTGTCCAAGATCATGCACAAAGTCTTTGGTGAAGCAGAGGACTGAACCCGTAATCTAACGCATCCAAAATGAACACTAGCTACTGGACTTGTCCTTCACCCCCCCTTTTTTCCCTCTGCAATGTTGATATTTGGCATACATAGTATCTGGAAACACACAAAGTCAATTTTAAAGAGTGAACATTTGTGTGTGTTGGAAGTAATCTTAATTGGCATCCTGAGAACAACTAGTCCCAGACTTGTAGCTGTTGTATGTGAAAGTGAACCCACAGAAAGCAATACAAATAAAAGTCAGACTGAGTCCTGGACTACTCACCCGTGCAAAATCAAATGCGTATCTATAAATTAGCTTAAAATTTGTAGGCTCATTTAATAAGGATCTCAAGTAATCCAAGGAATTTCTCAGTTTCTCTGTTACATCACATCTACAAAAAAGAGAAGATTTTAATAATCCAACACTAGATTTTCATCTGAATTTTTAGAAAAAGATATCCCAAATATCCTTAGGTTTGTCTTCATTTCCCCACCTTTATATGCTGCCTCCATGAAAGTTAAATACATATCAGTGGGTTTATCTACACAAGAACATTGCACCAGTTTAACCTAAGGTGTGAATGGAAATTAAATTTCTTTAAATTggtgcaaacccctgtgtggatacacttattttggtttaagagtagggttttttttaagtttaagttGATTGGGAGCAGGTTTAAGTTAAACCTAAATAAGCCATTCAAACTGAAGTAAAAGCATCTGCACAGGGTTTGCACcaatttaaaaactgatttaagttACACCACTGCAATTTTCCTGTCCTTACAAGGCTTTGACTACTATCACAATATTGCAGTTATTTGACAGTTATTTATAGACAAAATCTATCCTGAATCACAGTGTGGCTTGTGAGCCGAAAAGTCTATTACTGATATGATCTTCTCGATGAGACAACTACAAGAGAAATGTGGAGAAAAAAAGGCCTCTTCACAAAGGCTTTTGACCTTGTCAGTAGAAGCGGACTATTTGCACTTCTAGAAAAGCTTGGATGCCCCCCAAACCATGATTTGGTCCTTCTATGAAAACATGTATGGCACAGTCCAATATGATGGCTTAGTCTCTGAGGCTTTCCAGATTCATAGTGGGGTCAAGCAAAGTTATGTATTTGCCCCAACTCTGTTTGGGATCTTCTTCTCCTTGCTACTGAAACAAGCTTTGGGTTCCTCAACTGAGGGAATCTACTTGCACACAAGATCTGATGGAAAGCTGTTCAATCTTGAAAGACTCAGATCTAAAACCAAGAGTTGGGAGGTCCTCATCCAACACCTCCTCTTCGCGGACGATGCAGCAATGACCACCCACCCAGAAGCCTAGCTCCAAAACCTCATGAACAGTTTTTCCAAAGCCTGCCAAGACTTTAGGTTTACCATAAGCCTAAAAAAGACTAACATAATGTGCCAAGGAGTTGAAGAAGCACCCTCCATCAAGATCAACAACTATGAACTTGAAGTGATGAACAAGTTCACGTACCTGGGGTCCACTATCGCAGTCATCGTTTCACTTGAAATGGAACTCAACATCCACACTGAAAAAGCCACCACAACGATGTCTAGACTTGAGCAAGAGGATATGGCAAAACAATAAACTGACAGAACACACAAAGATCTGTGTGTATTGTGCATGTGTTATCAGCATACTTTTGTATGGGAGCGAGGCATGGACCTTATGCTCTCACCAGTAAAAGAGGCTCTACAGCTTTCATATGAATTGCCTTCATTGAATCTCTGGAATCTCCTGGAGGGACGGCGTCACCAACACTGAGGTGCTCAAACAAACCAGCATACCCAGCATGCAAACACAGACGCCTCCACTAGCTTGGGCATGTGTGCTAAATGAATGATGAGCGCATCCCAAAGGTCATCCTTTACGGCGAACTGGCATCTGGAAAACGACCCAAAGGACGCTCACAATTGTGTTTCAAGGATGTGTGCGAGACCTCAAAGAAATGGACATGGATGTGGATAACTGGGAAGATCACACTCAGGACCGCAGCTTTTGGAAACAAGATCTTAACAAAGGTCTCACAGTTACGAAAGGAGGCAGTCTGG from Mauremys mutica isolate MM-2020 ecotype Southern chromosome 5, ASM2049712v1, whole genome shotgun sequence includes these protein-coding regions:
- the DCUN1D4 gene encoding DCN1-like protein 4 isoform X4: MPPRKKRRPAAGDDLSAKKSRHDGMYRKYDSTRIKTEEEVFSSKRCLEWFYEYAGTDDVVGPEGMEKFCEDIGVEPENVVMLVLAWKLDAQNMGYFTLQEWLKGMTSLQCDVTEKLRNSLDYLRSLLNEPTNFKLIYRYAFDFAREKDQRSLDINTAKCMLGLLLGKTWPLFPVFHQFLEQSKYKVINKDQWCNVLEFSRTINLDLSNYDEDGAWPVLLDEFVEWYKGKQMT